The following coding sequences are from one Comamonas koreensis window:
- a CDS encoding MaoC family dehydratase produces the protein MGQGFVWQDLQVGQQLRTFRRTVTETDLVNFINTTGMLEAIFIEDGYDGGAIRGRPVPGALTYTLIEGFILQSMIQGTGLAMLELHQKILGPVVVGDTIEALVEVTDIKPTSKGGRAVVTSRIEVYNQRQEQVMVYTAVRLLAGR, from the coding sequence ATGGGCCAGGGCTTTGTCTGGCAGGACCTGCAGGTCGGCCAGCAGCTGCGCACCTTCCGCCGCACGGTGACGGAGACCGACCTGGTTAACTTCATCAATACCACCGGCATGCTCGAGGCCATCTTTATCGAAGACGGCTACGACGGCGGCGCGATCCGCGGCCGGCCGGTGCCCGGTGCACTCACCTATACCTTGATCGAAGGCTTCATCCTGCAAAGCATGATCCAGGGCACGGGCCTGGCGATGCTGGAGTTGCACCAGAAGATCCTGGGCCCGGTAGTGGTGGGTGACACGATCGAGGCGCTGGTGGAGGTGACCGATATCAAGCCGACCAGCAAGGGCGGCCGGGCGGTGGTGACCTCGCGCATCGAGGTCTATAACCAGCGCCAGGAGCAGGTGATGGTCTATACCGCCGTGCGCCTGCTCGCTGGGCGCTAG